A section of the Papio anubis isolate 15944 chromosome 16, Panubis1.0, whole genome shotgun sequence genome encodes:
- the SLC4A11 gene encoding sodium bicarbonate transporter-like protein 11 isoform X1 has product MGVYGRQDRSECERRDVQRDPLPWQRRREGERSAQALSLPPAAARQGFVRKAWISEHENSPSMSQNGYFEDSTGSLRYYKCDTCGTDDTFEAREEILGDEAFDTANSSIVSGESIRFFVNVNLKMQAANTAENEATSGGCVLLHTSRKYLKLKNFKEEIRAHRDLDGFLAQASIVLNETATSLDNVLRSMLHRFAQDPDNTEPDCNLDLLMAMLFTDAGAPMQGKVHLLSDTIQGVTATVTGVRYQQSWLCIICTLKALQKRHVCISRLVRPQNWGENSCEVRFVILVLAPPKMKSTKTAMEVARTFATMFSDIAFRQKLLETRTEEEFKEALVHQRQLLTMVSHGPVALRMKEHSTVSFPAHRHPEPPKCKDFVPFGKGIREDIARRFPLYPLDFTDGIIGKNKAVGKYITTTLFLYFACLLPTIAFGSLNDENTDGAIDVQKTIAGQSIGGLLYALFSGQPLVILLTTAPLALYIQVIRVICDDYDLDFSSFYAWTGLWNSFFLTLYAFFNLSLVMSLFKRSTEEIIALFISITFVLDAVKGMVKIFWKYYYGHHLDDYQTKRTSSLVSLSGLGASLNASLHTALNASFRTSPTELPLATHSGQATAVLSLLIMLGTLWLGYTLYQFKKSPYLHPCVREILSDCALPIAVLAFSLISSHGFREIEMSKFRYNPSESPFAMAQIQSLSLRAISSAMGLGFLLSMLFFIEQNLVAALVNAPENRLVKGTAYHWDLLLLAIINTGLSLFGLPWIHAAYPHSPLHVRALALVEERVENGHIYDTIVNVKETRLTSLGASVLVGLSLLLLPVPLQWIPKPVLYGLFLYIALTSLDGNQLVQRVALLLKEQTTYPPTHYIRRVPQRKIHYFTGLQVLQLLLLCAFGMSSLPYMKMIFPLIMIAMIPIRYILLPRIIEAKYLDVMDAEHRP; this is encoded by the exons ATGGGCGTTTATGGCCGTCAGGACCGGTCTGAGTGTGAGAGGAGGGATGTGCAGAGAGATCCCCTGCCTTGGCAGcggaggagagagggggagaggagCGCTCAGGCCCTGTCTCTTCCTCCCGCTGCAGCGAGGCAGGGTTTTGTCAGGAAAGCCTGGATTAGcgaacatg AAAACTCTCCCAGCATGTCGCAGAATGGATACTTCGAGGATTCAA CTGGGTCTCTACGCTACTACAAGTGTGACACGTGTGGCACAGATGACACCTTCGAAGCCCGAGAGGAGATCCTGGGGGATGAGGCCTTCGACACTGCGAACTCCTCCATTGTGTCTGGCGAGAGCATCCGTTTTTTTGTCAATGTCAACCTCAAGATGCAGGCCGCCAACACTG CAGAGAATGAAGCGACTTCCGGTGGCTGTGTGCTCCTACACACCTCCCGAAAG TACCTGAAGTTAAAGAACTTCAAGGAAGAGATCCGTGCGCACCGCGACCTAGATGGCTTCCTGGCACAGGCCAGCATCGTCCTGAACGAGACGGCCACCTCCCTGGATAACGTGCTGCGGTCCATGCTTCACCGCTTTGCCCAGGACCCTGACAACACTGAGCCAGACTGCAACCTAGACCTGCTTATGGCCATGCTCTTCACCGATGCCGGGGCACCCATGCAGGGTAAAG TCCACCTGCTGTCAGATACCATCCAAGGGGTCACCGCCACAGTGACAGGGGTGCGCTACCAGCAGTCGTGGCTCTGCATCAT CTGCACCCTGAAGGCCCTACAGAAGCGGCATGTGTGCATCAGCCGCCTGGTTCGCCCACAGAACTGGGGGGAGAATTCCTGTGAGGTTCGGTTCGTCATCCTGGTGCTGGCCCCACCCAAGATG AAAAGCACTAAGACTGCCATGGAGGTGGCGCGCACATTTGCCACCATGTTCTCGGATATCGCCTTCCGCCAGAAGCTCCTGGAGACCCGCACAGAGGAGGAATTCAAGGAGGCCTTGGTGCATCAGAGACAGCTGCTCACCATGGTGAGCCACGGTCCAGTGGCGCTGAGAATGAAGGAACACAGCACAGTCTCCTTCCCTGCCCACAGACACCCAGAG CCCCCAAAGTGCAAGGACTTTGTCCCTTTCGGGAAGGGCATCCGGGAGGACATCGCACGCAGGTTCCCCTTGTACCCCTTGGATTTCACTGACG GCATTATTGGGAAAAACAAGGCTGTGGGCAAATACATCACCACCACCCTGTTCCTCTACTTTGCCTGCCTCCTGCCCACCATCGCTTTCGGGTCCCTCAATGACGAGAACACAGACGGGGCCATTG ATGTGCAGAAGACCATAGCCGGGCAGAGCATCGGGGGCCTGCTCTACGCGCTCTTCTCCGGGCAGCCACTGGTGATTCTGCTGACCACCGCGCCCCTGGCGCTCTACATCCAGG TGATTCGTGTCATCTGTGATGATTATGACCTGGACTTCAGCTCCTTCTACGCGTGGACAGGCCTGTGGAATAGTTTCTTCCTCACACTTTATGCCTTTTTCAACCTCAGCCTGGTCATGAGTCTCTTCAAGAG GTCGACGGAGGAGATCATTGCTCTCTTCATTTCCATCACATTTGTGCTGGATGCTGTCAAGGGCATGGTTAAAA TCTTCTGGAAGTACTACTATGGGCATCACTTGGACGACTACCAGACAAAAAGGACTTCATCCCTGGTCAGCCTGTCAGGCCTCGGTGCCAGCCTCAACGCCAGCCTCCACACTGCCCTCAACGCCAGCTTCCGGACCAGCCCCACGGAGCTGCCCTTGGCCACGCACTCAGGCCAGGCGACCGCTGTGCTCAGCCTCCTCATCATGCTGGGCACACTCTGGCTGGGCTACACCCTCTACCAATTCAAGAAGAG CCCCTACCTGCACCCCTGCGTGCGCGAGATCCTGTCCGACTGCGCTCTGCCCATCGCGGTGCTCGCCTTCTCCCTCATCAGCTCCCACGGCTTCCGGGAAATTGAGA TGAGCAAGTTCCGCTACAACCCCAGCGAGAGCCCATTTGCGATGGCGCAGATCCAGTCGCTGTCCCTGAGGGCCATCAGCAGCGCCATGGGCCTCGGCTTCCTGCTGTCCATGCTCTTCTTCATCGAGCAGAACTTGGTGGCCGCCTTGGTGAACGCACCGGAGAACAG GCTGGTGAAGGGCACTGCCTACCACTGGGACCTCCTGCTCCTCGCCATCATCAACACGGGGCTGTCTCTGTTTGGGCTGCCCTGGATCCATGCCGCCTACCCCCACTCCCCACTGCATGTGCGAGCCCTGGCCTTAGTGGAGGAGCGTGTGGAGAACGGGCACATCTATGACAC GATTGTGAACGTGAAGGAGACGCGGCTGACCTCGCTGGGCGCCAGCGTCCTGGTGGGCCtgtccctgctgctgctgccggtCCCGCTTCAGTGGATCCCCAAGCCCGTGCTCTATGGCCTCTTCCTCTATATCGCGCTCACCTCTCTCGATGGCAATCAGCTTGTCCAGCGCGTGGCCCTGCTGCTCAAGGAGCAG ACTACATACCCCCCGACACACTACATCCGGAGGGTGCCCCAGAGGAAGATCCACTACTTCACAGGCCTGCAggtgctgcagctgctgctgctgtgcgCCTTCGGCATGAGCTCCCTGCCTTACATGAAGATGATCTTTCCTCTCATCATGATCGCCATGATCCCCATCCG CTATATCCTCCTGCCCCGAATCATTGAAGCCAAGTACTTGGATGTCATGGATGCTGAGCACAGGCCTTGA
- the SLC4A11 gene encoding sodium bicarbonate transporter-like protein 11 isoform X5, producing MGVYGRQDRSECERRDVQRDPLPWQRRREGERSAQALSLPPAAARQGFVRKAWISEHENSPSMSQNGYFEDSTGSLRYYKCDTCGTDDTFEAREEILGDEAFDTANSSIVSGESIRFFVNVNLKMQAANTAENEATSGGCVLLHTSRKYLKLKNFKEEIRAHRDLDGFLAQASIVLNETATSLDNVLRSMLHRFAQDPDNTEPDCNLDLLMAMLFTDAGAPMQGKVHLLSDTIQGVTATVTGVRYQQSWLCIICTLKALQKRHVCISRLVRPQNWGENSCEVRFVILVLAPPKMKSTKTAMEVARTFATMFSDIAFRQKLLETRTEEEFKEALVHQRQLLTMPPKCKDFVPFGKGIREDIARRFPLYPLDFTDGIIGKNKAVGKYITTTLFLYFACLLPTIAFGSLNDENTDGAIDVQKTIAGQSIGGLLYALFSGQPLVILLTTAPLALYIQVIRVICDDYDLDFSSFYAWTGLWNSFFLTLYAFFNLSLVMSLFKRSTEEIIALFISITFVLDAVKGMVKIFWKYYYGHHLDDYQTKRTSSLVSLSGLGASLNASLHTALNASFRTSPTELPLATHSGQATAVLSLLIMLGTLWLGYTLYQFKKSPYLHPCVREILSDCALPIAVLAFSLISSHGFREIEMSKFRYNPSESPFAMAQIQSLSLRAISSAMGLGFLLSMLFFIEQNLVAALVNAPENRLVKGTAYHWDLLLLAIINTGLSLFGLPWIHAAYPHSPLHVRALALVEERVENGHIYDTIVNVKETRLTSLGASVLVGLSLLLLPVPLQWIPKPVLYGLFLYIALTSLDGNQLVQRVALLLKEQTTYPPTHYIRRVPQRKIHYFTGLQVLQLLLLCAFGMSSLPYMKMIFPLIMIAMIPIRYILLPRIIEAKYLDVMDAEHRP from the exons ATGGGCGTTTATGGCCGTCAGGACCGGTCTGAGTGTGAGAGGAGGGATGTGCAGAGAGATCCCCTGCCTTGGCAGcggaggagagagggggagaggagCGCTCAGGCCCTGTCTCTTCCTCCCGCTGCAGCGAGGCAGGGTTTTGTCAGGAAAGCCTGGATTAGcgaacatg AAAACTCTCCCAGCATGTCGCAGAATGGATACTTCGAGGATTCAA CTGGGTCTCTACGCTACTACAAGTGTGACACGTGTGGCACAGATGACACCTTCGAAGCCCGAGAGGAGATCCTGGGGGATGAGGCCTTCGACACTGCGAACTCCTCCATTGTGTCTGGCGAGAGCATCCGTTTTTTTGTCAATGTCAACCTCAAGATGCAGGCCGCCAACACTG CAGAGAATGAAGCGACTTCCGGTGGCTGTGTGCTCCTACACACCTCCCGAAAG TACCTGAAGTTAAAGAACTTCAAGGAAGAGATCCGTGCGCACCGCGACCTAGATGGCTTCCTGGCACAGGCCAGCATCGTCCTGAACGAGACGGCCACCTCCCTGGATAACGTGCTGCGGTCCATGCTTCACCGCTTTGCCCAGGACCCTGACAACACTGAGCCAGACTGCAACCTAGACCTGCTTATGGCCATGCTCTTCACCGATGCCGGGGCACCCATGCAGGGTAAAG TCCACCTGCTGTCAGATACCATCCAAGGGGTCACCGCCACAGTGACAGGGGTGCGCTACCAGCAGTCGTGGCTCTGCATCAT CTGCACCCTGAAGGCCCTACAGAAGCGGCATGTGTGCATCAGCCGCCTGGTTCGCCCACAGAACTGGGGGGAGAATTCCTGTGAGGTTCGGTTCGTCATCCTGGTGCTGGCCCCACCCAAGATG AAAAGCACTAAGACTGCCATGGAGGTGGCGCGCACATTTGCCACCATGTTCTCGGATATCGCCTTCCGCCAGAAGCTCCTGGAGACCCGCACAGAGGAGGAATTCAAGGAGGCCTTGGTGCATCAGAGACAGCTGCTCACCATG CCCCCAAAGTGCAAGGACTTTGTCCCTTTCGGGAAGGGCATCCGGGAGGACATCGCACGCAGGTTCCCCTTGTACCCCTTGGATTTCACTGACG GCATTATTGGGAAAAACAAGGCTGTGGGCAAATACATCACCACCACCCTGTTCCTCTACTTTGCCTGCCTCCTGCCCACCATCGCTTTCGGGTCCCTCAATGACGAGAACACAGACGGGGCCATTG ATGTGCAGAAGACCATAGCCGGGCAGAGCATCGGGGGCCTGCTCTACGCGCTCTTCTCCGGGCAGCCACTGGTGATTCTGCTGACCACCGCGCCCCTGGCGCTCTACATCCAGG TGATTCGTGTCATCTGTGATGATTATGACCTGGACTTCAGCTCCTTCTACGCGTGGACAGGCCTGTGGAATAGTTTCTTCCTCACACTTTATGCCTTTTTCAACCTCAGCCTGGTCATGAGTCTCTTCAAGAG GTCGACGGAGGAGATCATTGCTCTCTTCATTTCCATCACATTTGTGCTGGATGCTGTCAAGGGCATGGTTAAAA TCTTCTGGAAGTACTACTATGGGCATCACTTGGACGACTACCAGACAAAAAGGACTTCATCCCTGGTCAGCCTGTCAGGCCTCGGTGCCAGCCTCAACGCCAGCCTCCACACTGCCCTCAACGCCAGCTTCCGGACCAGCCCCACGGAGCTGCCCTTGGCCACGCACTCAGGCCAGGCGACCGCTGTGCTCAGCCTCCTCATCATGCTGGGCACACTCTGGCTGGGCTACACCCTCTACCAATTCAAGAAGAG CCCCTACCTGCACCCCTGCGTGCGCGAGATCCTGTCCGACTGCGCTCTGCCCATCGCGGTGCTCGCCTTCTCCCTCATCAGCTCCCACGGCTTCCGGGAAATTGAGA TGAGCAAGTTCCGCTACAACCCCAGCGAGAGCCCATTTGCGATGGCGCAGATCCAGTCGCTGTCCCTGAGGGCCATCAGCAGCGCCATGGGCCTCGGCTTCCTGCTGTCCATGCTCTTCTTCATCGAGCAGAACTTGGTGGCCGCCTTGGTGAACGCACCGGAGAACAG GCTGGTGAAGGGCACTGCCTACCACTGGGACCTCCTGCTCCTCGCCATCATCAACACGGGGCTGTCTCTGTTTGGGCTGCCCTGGATCCATGCCGCCTACCCCCACTCCCCACTGCATGTGCGAGCCCTGGCCTTAGTGGAGGAGCGTGTGGAGAACGGGCACATCTATGACAC GATTGTGAACGTGAAGGAGACGCGGCTGACCTCGCTGGGCGCCAGCGTCCTGGTGGGCCtgtccctgctgctgctgccggtCCCGCTTCAGTGGATCCCCAAGCCCGTGCTCTATGGCCTCTTCCTCTATATCGCGCTCACCTCTCTCGATGGCAATCAGCTTGTCCAGCGCGTGGCCCTGCTGCTCAAGGAGCAG ACTACATACCCCCCGACACACTACATCCGGAGGGTGCCCCAGAGGAAGATCCACTACTTCACAGGCCTGCAggtgctgcagctgctgctgctgtgcgCCTTCGGCATGAGCTCCCTGCCTTACATGAAGATGATCTTTCCTCTCATCATGATCGCCATGATCCCCATCCG CTATATCCTCCTGCCCCGAATCATTGAAGCCAAGTACTTGGATGTCATGGATGCTGAGCACAGGCCTTGA
- the SLC4A11 gene encoding sodium bicarbonate transporter-like protein 11 isoform X4, with translation MGVYGRQDRSECERRDVQRDPLPWQRRREGERSAQALSLPPAAARQGFVRKAWISEHENSPSMSQNGYFEDSTGSLRYYKCDTCGTDDTFEAREEILGDEAFDTANSSIVSGESIRFFVNVNLKMQAANTAENEATSGGCVLLHTSRKASIVLNETATSLDNVLRSMLHRFAQDPDNTEPDCNLDLLMAMLFTDAGAPMQGKVHLLSDTIQGVTATVTGVRYQQSWLCIICTLKALQKRHVCISRLVRPQNWGENSCEVRFVILVLAPPKMKSTKTAMEVARTFATMFSDIAFRQKLLETRTEEEFKEALVHQRQLLTMVSHGPVALRMKEHSTVSFPAHRHPEPPKCKDFVPFGKGIREDIARRFPLYPLDFTDGIIGKNKAVGKYITTTLFLYFACLLPTIAFGSLNDENTDGAIDVQKTIAGQSIGGLLYALFSGQPLVILLTTAPLALYIQVIRVICDDYDLDFSSFYAWTGLWNSFFLTLYAFFNLSLVMSLFKRSTEEIIALFISITFVLDAVKGMVKIFWKYYYGHHLDDYQTKRTSSLVSLSGLGASLNASLHTALNASFRTSPTELPLATHSGQATAVLSLLIMLGTLWLGYTLYQFKKSPYLHPCVREILSDCALPIAVLAFSLISSHGFREIEMSKFRYNPSESPFAMAQIQSLSLRAISSAMGLGFLLSMLFFIEQNLVAALVNAPENRLVKGTAYHWDLLLLAIINTGLSLFGLPWIHAAYPHSPLHVRALALVEERVENGHIYDTIVNVKETRLTSLGASVLVGLSLLLLPVPLQWIPKPVLYGLFLYIALTSLDGNQLVQRVALLLKEQTTYPPTHYIRRVPQRKIHYFTGLQVLQLLLLCAFGMSSLPYMKMIFPLIMIAMIPIRYILLPRIIEAKYLDVMDAEHRP, from the exons ATGGGCGTTTATGGCCGTCAGGACCGGTCTGAGTGTGAGAGGAGGGATGTGCAGAGAGATCCCCTGCCTTGGCAGcggaggagagagggggagaggagCGCTCAGGCCCTGTCTCTTCCTCCCGCTGCAGCGAGGCAGGGTTTTGTCAGGAAAGCCTGGATTAGcgaacatg AAAACTCTCCCAGCATGTCGCAGAATGGATACTTCGAGGATTCAA CTGGGTCTCTACGCTACTACAAGTGTGACACGTGTGGCACAGATGACACCTTCGAAGCCCGAGAGGAGATCCTGGGGGATGAGGCCTTCGACACTGCGAACTCCTCCATTGTGTCTGGCGAGAGCATCCGTTTTTTTGTCAATGTCAACCTCAAGATGCAGGCCGCCAACACTG CAGAGAATGAAGCGACTTCCGGTGGCTGTGTGCTCCTACACACCTCCCGAAAG GCCAGCATCGTCCTGAACGAGACGGCCACCTCCCTGGATAACGTGCTGCGGTCCATGCTTCACCGCTTTGCCCAGGACCCTGACAACACTGAGCCAGACTGCAACCTAGACCTGCTTATGGCCATGCTCTTCACCGATGCCGGGGCACCCATGCAGGGTAAAG TCCACCTGCTGTCAGATACCATCCAAGGGGTCACCGCCACAGTGACAGGGGTGCGCTACCAGCAGTCGTGGCTCTGCATCAT CTGCACCCTGAAGGCCCTACAGAAGCGGCATGTGTGCATCAGCCGCCTGGTTCGCCCACAGAACTGGGGGGAGAATTCCTGTGAGGTTCGGTTCGTCATCCTGGTGCTGGCCCCACCCAAGATG AAAAGCACTAAGACTGCCATGGAGGTGGCGCGCACATTTGCCACCATGTTCTCGGATATCGCCTTCCGCCAGAAGCTCCTGGAGACCCGCACAGAGGAGGAATTCAAGGAGGCCTTGGTGCATCAGAGACAGCTGCTCACCATGGTGAGCCACGGTCCAGTGGCGCTGAGAATGAAGGAACACAGCACAGTCTCCTTCCCTGCCCACAGACACCCAGAG CCCCCAAAGTGCAAGGACTTTGTCCCTTTCGGGAAGGGCATCCGGGAGGACATCGCACGCAGGTTCCCCTTGTACCCCTTGGATTTCACTGACG GCATTATTGGGAAAAACAAGGCTGTGGGCAAATACATCACCACCACCCTGTTCCTCTACTTTGCCTGCCTCCTGCCCACCATCGCTTTCGGGTCCCTCAATGACGAGAACACAGACGGGGCCATTG ATGTGCAGAAGACCATAGCCGGGCAGAGCATCGGGGGCCTGCTCTACGCGCTCTTCTCCGGGCAGCCACTGGTGATTCTGCTGACCACCGCGCCCCTGGCGCTCTACATCCAGG TGATTCGTGTCATCTGTGATGATTATGACCTGGACTTCAGCTCCTTCTACGCGTGGACAGGCCTGTGGAATAGTTTCTTCCTCACACTTTATGCCTTTTTCAACCTCAGCCTGGTCATGAGTCTCTTCAAGAG GTCGACGGAGGAGATCATTGCTCTCTTCATTTCCATCACATTTGTGCTGGATGCTGTCAAGGGCATGGTTAAAA TCTTCTGGAAGTACTACTATGGGCATCACTTGGACGACTACCAGACAAAAAGGACTTCATCCCTGGTCAGCCTGTCAGGCCTCGGTGCCAGCCTCAACGCCAGCCTCCACACTGCCCTCAACGCCAGCTTCCGGACCAGCCCCACGGAGCTGCCCTTGGCCACGCACTCAGGCCAGGCGACCGCTGTGCTCAGCCTCCTCATCATGCTGGGCACACTCTGGCTGGGCTACACCCTCTACCAATTCAAGAAGAG CCCCTACCTGCACCCCTGCGTGCGCGAGATCCTGTCCGACTGCGCTCTGCCCATCGCGGTGCTCGCCTTCTCCCTCATCAGCTCCCACGGCTTCCGGGAAATTGAGA TGAGCAAGTTCCGCTACAACCCCAGCGAGAGCCCATTTGCGATGGCGCAGATCCAGTCGCTGTCCCTGAGGGCCATCAGCAGCGCCATGGGCCTCGGCTTCCTGCTGTCCATGCTCTTCTTCATCGAGCAGAACTTGGTGGCCGCCTTGGTGAACGCACCGGAGAACAG GCTGGTGAAGGGCACTGCCTACCACTGGGACCTCCTGCTCCTCGCCATCATCAACACGGGGCTGTCTCTGTTTGGGCTGCCCTGGATCCATGCCGCCTACCCCCACTCCCCACTGCATGTGCGAGCCCTGGCCTTAGTGGAGGAGCGTGTGGAGAACGGGCACATCTATGACAC GATTGTGAACGTGAAGGAGACGCGGCTGACCTCGCTGGGCGCCAGCGTCCTGGTGGGCCtgtccctgctgctgctgccggtCCCGCTTCAGTGGATCCCCAAGCCCGTGCTCTATGGCCTCTTCCTCTATATCGCGCTCACCTCTCTCGATGGCAATCAGCTTGTCCAGCGCGTGGCCCTGCTGCTCAAGGAGCAG ACTACATACCCCCCGACACACTACATCCGGAGGGTGCCCCAGAGGAAGATCCACTACTTCACAGGCCTGCAggtgctgcagctgctgctgctgtgcgCCTTCGGCATGAGCTCCCTGCCTTACATGAAGATGATCTTTCCTCTCATCATGATCGCCATGATCCCCATCCG CTATATCCTCCTGCCCCGAATCATTGAAGCCAAGTACTTGGATGTCATGGATGCTGAGCACAGGCCTTGA